Proteins encoded by one window of Ascochyta rabiei chromosome 1, complete sequence:
- a CDS encoding COPII subunit, translating to MADRKKRDRYAGAAYEFGANAGLNAGGAAPPPQPAIPGYGATAPGYGAPAPGYGAAPVQGYGQPVPGYQAAPSYGQPAAQDPNALSQQFGQMGLGPQQGQAVPQQQQQQQQQATAASQNQLFPSDLIAQPFHVSELYNPPPPINLPANAAATPSEFANESSKYLRCTLNTIPTNHSLLKKSKLPFALVISPYASLHDSEDPVPVVHDQVISRCRRCRAYINPFVSFLDHGHRWRCNMCNLTNDVPQAFDWDAAQQKSVDRWQRPELNYAVTEFVAPQEYMVRPPQPLCYYILLDCTQASVNSGLLAVVSRVIKEALERIPNADGRTRIGFMAVDSSLHFFSIPPDGSENNDTHQLVVSDLDEPYLPMPTDLLVSLSQCRNNIENFLDRLPAMFQNTHIPGFALGSALRSAHKLISPLGGKITVIGASLPNVGHAALTPREDKSLLGTGKEASLLQPANNWYKSFAVECSKNQVSVDMFLFSSQYQDVATLSNLPRFTAGQTYFYPGWNAARQEDVMKIAKELADYLSAEIGLEAVLRVRATTGLRMSAFYGNFFNRSSDLCAFPAYPRDQAVVIEVAIDETISKPFACLQAAVLHTTSSGQRRIRVLTLAVPTTENLANVYASADAQAITTYFTHKAAERALSSGLDAARDALQGKIIEILQTYRKELAGGSMGGGGLQLPQNLRALPILFLGLIKNVGLRKSAQIPSDLRSAALDLLSTLPLRLLVQYIYPAFYSLHDMPDDAGIPDPTTGHITMPPLMNLTSQSIVPYGLYLLDDGVNQFLWVGRDTVPALLGDVFGVEDRTQLKQGKASLPAIDNDFSERVRAVVEKSGDHKSKGVGSIVQPSLYIIKEDGEPSLKLWAQTLLVEDRADQGESIVQWISKLREKVRLARMKNFATMTDSSLAGCSVSIYEALRQNVTSDDLRRCRRLGSRNRRWRRVKCHEHRSIASATNMLAIDTFEINMAENQATNLVSNTDTASHIGYPN from the exons ATGGCGGATCGCAAGAAGAGGGACAGATATGCGGGCGCCGCGTACGAGTTCGGAGCCAATGCTGGATTGAATGCTGGTGGAGCAGCTCCTCCCCCTCAGCCAGCTATCCCTGGATACGGAGCGACTGCGCCTGGATATGGCGCCCCAGCTCCCGGTTACGGCGCCGCACCGGTACAAGGATACGGACAGCCAGTACCGGGATATCAAGCAGCTCCCTCCTATGGCCAGCCTGCTGCCCAGGACCCCAATGCGCTCAGCCAGCAGTTTGGCCAGATGGGCTTGGGCCCTCAGCAAGGCCAGGCAGTGccgcaacagcaacagcagcagcagcagcaagctACAGCAGCTTCACAGAACCAGCTGTTTCCCTCGGACCTGATCGCTCAGCCCTTCCACGTCTCCGAGCTCTACAACCCCCCGCCGCCAATCAACCTTCCTGCTAACGCCGCTGCCACGCCCTCCGAATTCGCAAACGAGTCGAGCAAGTACCTGCGCTGTACACTGAACACCATTCCCACAAACCACTCTCTGCTGAAGAAGAGTAAGCTGCCATTTGCGCTGGTCATCAGCCCTTATGCCAGCTTGCATGATTCGGAAGACCCTGTGCCCGTTGTTCACGACCAGGTCATCAGTCGTTGCCGACGATGCCGAGCATACATCAACCCATTTGTTTCCTTCCTCGACCATGGCCACAGGTGGAGGTGCAACATGTGCAACCTGACAAACGACGTTCCTCAAGCCTTTGATTGGGACGCAGCGCAGCAAAAGAGCGTGGATCGATGGCAGAGACCTGAGCTGAACTACGCCGTTACCGAGTTCGTTGCACCCCAGGAATACATGGTCCGGCCTCCCCAGCCGCTGTGCTACTACATCCTCTTGGACTGCACACAAGCATCAGTCAACAGCGGCCTGCTTGCAGTCGTTTCACGGGTCATCAAAGAGGCGCTCGAAAGGATACCTAACGCGGACGGCAGGACACGTATTGGTTTCATGGCTGTGGACTCAAGCCTGCACTTCTTCTCTATTCCTCCAGATGGCAGCGAGAACAACGATACCCACCAGCTTGTTGTTTCCGACCTGGATGAGCCATACCTACCAATGCCTACAGACTTGCTTGTCAGTCTGAGCCAGTGCCGCAACAACATTGAGAACTTTCTTGACCGCCTGCCTGCAATGTTCCAGAACACACACATTCCTGGATTTGCCCTCGGCTCTGCTCTTCGATCTGCCCACAAGCTGATCTCGCCTCTTGGAGGAAAGATCACAGTCATTGGCGCTTCGCTCCCTAACGTTGGGCATGCTGCATTGACACCTAGAGAAGACAAGTCTCTACTCGGCACTGGAAAGGAGGCTAGTCTGTTGCAACCAGCAAACAACTGGTACAAGTCGTTTGCTGTGGAGTGCTCTAAGAATCAGGTCTCAGTCGACATGTTCCTGTTCTCCTCTCAATACCAGGACGTGGCAACGCTCAGCAACCTGCCCCGATTTACGGCTGGCCAGACATACTTCTATCCCGGATGGAATGCTGCCAGGCAGGAAGACGTCATGAAGATTGCCAAGGAGTTGGCTGATTACTTGTCTGCAGAGATCGGCCTCGAGGCTGTTCTACGAGTGCGTGCCACAACCGGTCTTAGGATGTCTGCATTCTACGGAAACTTCTTCAACCGCTCTTCGGATCTGTGCGCTTTCCCGGCCTACCCTAGGGACCAGGCTGTCGTGATCGAAGTCGCGATTGACGAGACAATCAGCAAGCCATTTGCCTGTCTCCAAGCTGCTGTGCTTCACACAACCTCGAGCGGCCAGCGCCGTATCAGGGTTTTGACACTGGCCGTACCTACTACGGAGAACCTTGCGAACGTATATGCTTCGGCCGACGCGCAGGCCATCACTACCTACTTCACCCACAAGGCTGCTGAGCGTGCTCTGTCGAGTGGATTGGACGCTGCTCGCGATGCGCTGCAAGGCAAGATCATTGAGATCTTGCAGACCTACAGGAAAGAGCTGGCAGGTGGCAGCATGGGAGGAGGTGGTCTCCAGTTACCCCAGAACCTGCGCGCTCTGCCGATTTTGTTCTTGGGTCTTATCAAGAACGTCGGTCTGCGAAAGAGTGCACAGATTCCCTCCGATCTTCGATCAGCTGCCCTCGACCTTCTCTCGACACTGCCATTGCGTCTGCTCGTTCAGTACATCTACCCAGCTTTCTACAGTCTTCAT GACATGCCCGACGATGCTGGTATCCCTGATCCTACTACTGGCCATATCACAATGCCTCCGCTGATGAACCTCACATCGCAGTCAATTGTTCCCTATGGTCTATACCTGCTCGACGATGGTGTCAACCAGTTCTTGTGGGTTGGCCGGGACACTGTGCCAGCTCTGCTTGGCGATGTCTTTGGTGTTGAGGACCGCACACAACTCAAGCAGGGAAAGGCCTCTCTGCCAGCCATTGACAACGATTTCTCCGAGCGTGTACGAGCCGTCGTTGAGAAGTCCGGAGACCACAAGAGCAAGGGCGTCGGAAGCATTGTTCAGCCCAGCCTGTACATCATCAAGGAGGACGGCGAGCCAAGCTTGAAGCTCTGGGCCCAGACATTACTCGTGGAAGACCGCGCAGACCAGGGTGAGAGCATTGTCCAGTGGATAAGCAAGCTGCGTGAAAAGGTACGTTTAGCTCGGATGAAGAACTTCGCAACCATGACTGACTCATCTTTGGCAGGTTGTTCAGTAAGCATCTATGAAGCGTTGCGTCAAAATGTAACCTCTGATGATCTGAGGCGGTGTAGGCGACTTGGGAGTCGCAATCGACGTTGGCGGCGGGTCAAGTGTCATGAACATAGGTCTATAGCATCAGCAACCAACATGCTCGCAATAGACACGTTtgaaatcaacatggcagaAAATCAAGCTACTAACCTCGTCAGCAACACAGACACCGCATCGCACATCGGGTATCCCAACTAA